The Fulvivirga maritima genome segment TATTTAAAACATGGCTAAAGTACAAACCTAACTCATCATTAACCCTCAATTTCGTAAGTCATAATCTCCTCGCCGTTTTCGGTGTAGCACCCTACTTTTGTCAGGTTTCCTTCTGCCGAATAGGTGAACCTATCCAAGCTTTTACTCTCAGAGCAGTGCTTATTCTCCAGGTCTATATACAGCACTGAGTTCTGAGTCTCTGCAACGGTATCATTGAGTAGAGTAAAAGTTGAGCGTCGTACAAAATGTTCTGAATAGCTAATAAAGTGCTCGGGCTTGCCTTCCTTCAGCAATAGCACGTTTTTCTTCTCTAAATTCTCTTCTTTATGATGTTTTTTATACTCTGTGACTCGATTCGGCTCATAGGTATAGACAATCTCATAAGTCACCTGCCCCTGATAAAAGTACTCAATCAGGCAAACCCTTCCTTCCTTATCCAGATAATGCTTAATAGGCCTATCAGGTTGGGGATCAGCAGAAGCTCCGGTGAGGCGGATAAAATCGGAATAAGGGGCCGGTTGGTTAAATCGGCGTTCGTAATCTAATGGTTTAATGAAATATTGCTTCTTGGGCAGGTAGCCAAAAGAGGTGCTGGCTTGGCGCGCCGTGACCACCAACTGTGCCCATTGAGAAGGATCGATCTGTAGTGCTTCTGTATTTTCCTCAATGATGGCTAAGTATTCTTCAGGTATGGTCTTGCTTCTTCGTAAGCCTGCTTTTTTGCTGACAATTTTTGCCAAATATTTTCGTCCAGAGTTAGTGGCAGCATTACCTCCAGATCAAAAGCATCATAATCATACGCAGTAATGTGAAAGTCTTCAGCCAGGTCCAGGTATTCCTCAAATATTGCCTGAAGCTCTGTAGACTTACAGATGTCTATGTAGATTGAACGAGCAAGTGCCATCCCTTCATCTGGCTCTAATTCTTCATAGATATGCTTATTCAGTACGCTATACTTACTGGTTCCCTTATGGTAAAAATCAAATTCATATTCATTTCGCTCTGAAAAGTACTGTAAATCGGGGGCATTGTATGAACTAAATGGATCTTCTTCTGCGGCAGCCTCTTCTTCGCTAGCCAAAGCCAGAGTGGGAGGGAAGACCCCTTGTATGTTGTATTCAAACAAAGCAAAGGCAATCTTTCCTTTAAATAAAGAATGTTTTTTCTCCAGAGTCATCCTTACCGATTGTATGATCAGGCCTTTTACCTCATTGATCAATTCTTCGATGTTCTTCTCAAAATTGTCATTGCTGTATATTTCATGACCTTCCGAATCTACAATGGTATGCGGAATATCATCTTTATAATTAACCTGATAGTTACGTGTTTCAATCAACTCATGCTCCAGGGAATAGTACTTTATTTCAACATGGCAAGGATGTGCTTCGCTATTTTCCCATTCATAAGTGATGGTCTGATATCCGTACTGAGAATATTTCTCATAATGTTTTGCCGCACCTCTTTCATTACGATAGAGATGCTCAATGAAGATAGGTTTTACCTCATCACCATTGACATAAACCTCGTAACGCCATGATTCTTCATCTGTATGGAGAAAAACCGAGACGTAGTAGATGTCTTCATCATATTTTAGCTTGTCAAATGCCATTTTATAAAGATAGTTTTAGGATAGAACATCAATAGTGTGCTGTTCCATTTGTTGTAAGAAATCTTTTAGCTGACGTTGAGCTTTTTTCTTGAGTGGCAAACTGCCGTTTTCCAGGATGGCCTTGAACTCCATAATAGCATTTTCAATGGAATAAGCATAATGAGAAGGAACTTCCTGATACAGGCGAGAGGCCCAAGCCAGAAGGTGTTCGTTGGTGCTTTCAAAAGGATTTTCTTTTTTGATCTCTTGTAACTTACTAATCGAACGGGTTACATCCAGATCCTTCATCATCGACTCGTTTTGGATAAGAACACTTTGTACAGAATGCCCGGTTTCATCAGACTGGATATCTACCAGTAATACGCCATTAATATCATATGTGAAGCGCACTGTAGCGGATTGAGTCTCTTGCTTAGGCGTTAGCGGTATAGTGAGCGACCCGATTTTAAGGTTTTGTTTTACCTCAAGGCTTTCACCCTGGTAAATATCGAACTGTATAGATGGCTGATAGGGTTCAATGGTACTGTATGATTTTTCAAAAGAGCAAGGCACAAAGCTATTACGATCAATGATGGAAGAAAACACGCCACTGGCCCAGCCATGACTCGTTCTTTTCGATATCTCTATTCCCAGAGAGTGGGGAGCAACATCGGTTAAGATAACTTCTCCAAAAGCTGGATTCTCATTTTTGAGCTCCACGGCTACAGTAACTCCCACACAAATTGACTCATCGATATTGATTTTCAGTTCGGGCTCTTTTTTAAGTAGTGATTTTATGAAATCCTTATAAATAGCTATACGCGAAGAACCTCCAACCAGTATCACTTTTTCAATTTCATCAAGTTTCACTTCGGCATCTCTGATGGTACGGATGATCGTTTTCTTAATTCTGTTGAGGAGTTCCTCACTGATTCGCATGAAGGTGAATCGCGAAAGCATGATTTTCTGCTCACCCGCTTCTAATTGAATACGTGTTTCTACTTCTTCATGATCAGATAATGAATGTTTGAGGTATTCTGCTGCATTACGGATTTTGATACGGTCTTTAGCCGACAAGCTAGATTCTTCAACCTGTATATTCTGCACGATATAGTCTACTATTGCCAGAGTAAAATCCTCTCCACCAAGTTTTTTATCGCCACTCGAAGAGTTTACACTGAGCACTGTTTCAAAGTAATCCAGCAGCGTGACATCAAAAGTGCCACCACCCAGATCGAGCACGAGGTACTGACAGTCCGTTTCTTCCTGAATGCCGTAAGCTAGAGCGGCAGCCGTTGGTTCATTGATGAGGCGAACCACTTCCAGACCGGCAATTTTAGCTGCGGCCTGGGTAGCCTGTCGTTGCACATTGGTAAAATACGCCGGCACGCTAATCATGCATTGCGTGACTTCCTCTCCTAAATAAGTTTCTGCATCCTGCTTGAGTGACTTAAGGATATAAGCAGAAAGTTCTTCGGGACGGTATACTTCCTCTCCAAGTAAAAAACTGACATCTTCACCCATATGCCGTTTAATCAAAGCCACTGTTTGATCTGGGTGAGTGAGCAAACGCTCACGTGCTGATTTACCGACAATCACCTGTCCGGTATCATCTAATCCTACTACTGAGGGAGTTAATGTATCTCCGTAGCGATTGGGTATCATCACTATTCCATTATCTGGCATCCAGACTGACACGAGGCTATTGGTGGTTCCTAAATCTATTCCGATGATCATTTTTCGTTCCATATGTTTAATTGCCAGGGAGAGTTTTTTTGCAACTTTAGCGCAGTGAGTGCTGAGTGGGTCTGACTGAGCGGTAGCTGCAAATCATAATTATTATGAGCCAGCCAAAGCCCCTGACCTATATAATATCCGGTGCCGTATTCATTCCAGCTTTGATAGTGATTGCTCAAATCTCTTTTTATTTCACTCCACATGTTAAAAGCCTCTTCTAATGATAAGTAATCAATGACCACAGCGCACTGTATTCGGAAAGCCAAAGCATCGGCTTCAAAAGCTTTTGGGCTGGTGGTTTTGAACAAGTTGAGGTTCTCAATAATGAACTTCGATTTCAGGTATTCGGGAGAGTGAAGTGTTAGGCTTTGAAGTAATAGCTGCTGCTGAGAAAGCGAGAGAAACAATAGTTTATTAATCTGCTCGTCATGCGCAAATTCTCCACTCCATGTGCGTAAAGCGTATCTGAGATCTTCCTGTAATTGTTTAGCATCCTTTTCTAAAAAAATAGTGAGCTTATCTTTGGCCGTTGCCAAGACAGTTTCATCTGCATTTTGAGAATTGAACAATATTCCCGAAGGAATATTTTGTTTCATACACGAGAGGGCATACAAGCCCGTAAAATTATCTGTTGGCATATAACTTATGATAAAGAATAGGAAATTCTTGCTTTAATTCCATGGTTAAAAATGGGGCAGACTGATCAGGATGGTTTTGCAGAAATGGAAATAGAAATGCCGCATTTTGTTCATCTTCCAAAAAGCTGGCTTGCGCTACCATGTTTTTGAGTTCTCGGGGTTCAAACGTAGCATTTTCTAGTTTAGAATATCCTTCCAGGAACATAAAACCGATTCGGCCTGCATTAGTTACATCGTTCCAGATGCCACCCATTTCATACAGCATGCCACTGTAGGCTAATAGTTGCATGCCTACGAATTTACCTTCAGGAGCACTGGTGTTATAGTTGCTTGCTAGGTAAATTTTAAAATAAAAGCGGGCTGCTTTTTGATGATCTTTGGCTAGCAGTCGGTAGTAAAGTCCTAGAAATGCCAGTGGTTTTTGCTCGGTCACCTCTTCCTCTACCGGTATAAGAGTTTCAAAACATTTTTGATGCTCGCCCTGACTGTTGTAGATATCAGCAAGCATTTCTCTTACATCTAACTGGTTCTTTTTAAGATAATCCTTTTCTAAAGCCTTTTCCAGATACTCTATGGCTACTTCAAAGTTCTTCCCAGAGCAAGCGCAGGCACCAATATCTCTATAGATCCAGTATTTGTCTTCAAATTTATCAACGTGTTTAAGATAAAGTTCCAGAGCTTCGTCATACTGTCCATTGTTGTGCCTGGCATAGGCCATATTGATGTCTCTTCGTAGCTCATTAGACATCCCTTTATAATAAATGGCCGCTTTATCAGGATCGTTAAGGTTATTCTCATAAATCTGAGCGATGAACCCGATGATGTCGTCATCATTGGTACGTAGTGGTGAGTCTAGTAAATTATTATAAACAGTTATGGCTTCTTTAAAAAGCTCTTGCTTTACCAAACATTTGGCTTCTGAAGTGTAAAGAGCAATATGGTAGGGAAACAGTGTATGCATTTTGTCAAACAAAACTGACAACTGTGGCCATGAACGAATCAGGTAATTCTTTTCGGCAGTACGCCCCAGGTTCTTGAGGAAATAGAGTAAGATTTCCGGTGATAGGGGATAGCTGAGAAATAGAGAGGTGTAGGCATATATGTCTTCGTGTTTACCTCTGCGTTCCAGGTATTCAAAGAATCGTAAAAAGACGCTATTTAATTCTCCAAGAGTAACAGAAGACCTAAAAGCCAGATCCATGGCCTTCATAGCCTCCTCTTCATTTTCTTGGTGTATGGCTTGCAATACCTTCCATTGATGCTGAAACGCTTCCTTTTCTTCTAATTCAGGAGCATCTTTTAGCACCTGTTCTGTCTCCTCTAATAAGTTGTTTTTCAGTAGAATTTCTATGAGCTGCTTCAGGTCATCAGAATCCATCACTTCTAAGTAGCTCTGACGATTTTTACTTTGCAGGTAATCAATAATGATTTGCTCTTCGCAAATTCTTATCAGGTGAGTAATGCCCAGGTGTGCAGGATTTTGCTCCGAGAAAGTTTTTGCCAGATCCAGGTTGTAATACAGGTGGCTACCCAAGTGAACAGAACAATGTATGATACTCATATAGAGGTCAGAATCGGTCATATGCGTTTCATACAGACGCTGATAGATGTCAAGCGCCGCTTCATACTGTCCGGTGCGCGCCAGCAAATCGGCTTTATATTTTTCTAATTCCCATGACTGTTTTAGTAATTCTGATGAGATTGAGTTAGCAAAAGCCAGTGCTTTTTCTGGCTGTTGGAGTTTATCCAGCAGCGTTAGTTTTACCCTGTAATAGATAGAAACCTCAGGATGCTTTTTTGGCAGTTCATCAGCATAAGCAAGCGCAGCTGCCCAGTTTTTTTCCAGAATATGAAAATAGATCTGCCGCTGATGAGTGATGATTCTACGGTTTTGAAGAACAGATAAGCCAGTCTGGATGATCCTGAACAGGGGATCTGTAGTGAAATTATAGGCCGCTCTTAGGTTTTTAATTAATTCTTCATACTTACTTTTAAAAGTGGAGATATCCCAGGAATTGACATCCACCGCCGGGTAGTTCTCAAAATACATATCCCAAAACTCCTTTGGTAAATCCGCCCGAGTCATGAGCATACTGGTCAACTTGCTTAGCTGCCGATCGTCTAGAATACTCATTTCGAAAGGAATTGACCCAAATACTTCTTTCCAACCGGCGTCCGATTGCTTGCTAAGTGTATAGTCAACATGAATTAAAAAGGCATTGAGTGCGGCATCATCACCCTTTTGTTCTCTGGTATATTGGAGGAGTTGGCCCAGCTCCTGATCCGAGAAAGTATCAGCCTTGCTTTCATGGTCATCCCACACATCTCTAAAGTAAGCTTTATACATATCCTCCAGTGGATGTGTTTCTTTGGGTGCCTCTTCATGAAATTCAACCTGAACCTCTTGCGGTTGCTCAAAGGTATTTACCAGACTCATGTCTATGGATTGCTCAGAGACTTCGCTAAGAGATTTAGCTATTTTTAAGGCTTCGTTAAAAGCCATTCTCAGCTGCTGATAACCTTCACGGTCTTTTTCAGGATGGTGTAGCGGTAGCAGGCGAGCAT includes the following:
- a CDS encoding DUF1266 domain-containing protein — its product is MKQNIPSGILFNSQNADETVLATAKDKLTIFLEKDAKQLQEDLRYALRTWSGEFAHDEQINKLLFLSLSQQQLLLQSLTLHSPEYLKSKFIIENLNLFKTTSPKAFEADALAFRIQCAVVIDYLSLEEAFNMWSEIKRDLSNHYQSWNEYGTGYYIGQGLWLAHNNYDLQLPLSQTHSALTALKLQKNSPWQLNIWNEK
- a CDS encoding Hsp70 family protein; its protein translation is MERKMIIGIDLGTTNSLVSVWMPDNGIVMIPNRYGDTLTPSVVGLDDTGQVIVGKSARERLLTHPDQTVALIKRHMGEDVSFLLGEEVYRPEELSAYILKSLKQDAETYLGEEVTQCMISVPAYFTNVQRQATQAAAKIAGLEVVRLINEPTAAALAYGIQEETDCQYLVLDLGGGTFDVTLLDYFETVLSVNSSSGDKKLGGEDFTLAIVDYIVQNIQVEESSLSAKDRIKIRNAAEYLKHSLSDHEEVETRIQLEAGEQKIMLSRFTFMRISEELLNRIKKTIIRTIRDAEVKLDEIEKVILVGGSSRIAIYKDFIKSLLKKEPELKINIDESICVGVTVAVELKNENPAFGEVILTDVAPHSLGIEISKRTSHGWASGVFSSIIDRNSFVPCSFEKSYSTIEPYQPSIQFDIYQGESLEVKQNLKIGSLTIPLTPKQETQSATVRFTYDINGVLLVDIQSDETGHSVQSVLIQNESMMKDLDVTRSISKLQEIKKENPFESTNEHLLAWASRLYQEVPSHYAYSIENAIMEFKAILENGSLPLKKKAQRQLKDFLQQMEQHTIDVLS